GCGAAACGAAGGCTGGGACCCCATCTCCCCTCTCCCTCCGGGAGACGGGCTGGGGGTGAGGGGGGCAATTTGAAATAAAAAAAAGGCGGCCATCCGACCGCCTTCCCTAATTCGTTACCCGCAATTACTAAAACGGCCCGAATTCCCTCTCAAAGATCAACGGCTGTGTTGTAAAGTTATTTCCCTGGAAATAGATCTTGCGTGCGTCGCTCGACCAGCGCGGCGCCGCGCAGTGCCGGTCGTTGGTCGAATGCGTAATCGCTCGCGCCTCGCGCGTCGCCAGATTCATCACGTAAATGTTGTTCGTGTTCTGTACCTTCCGGCAGTACAGCACATACTTGCCGTCCGGCGAAATCTGACCGTTGAATTCGTGGTCGCGTGCCGTCGTAATCGTGTCGGCATCGCCGGTCGTGATCGATCGCAGCACCAGGTCCTCATCGGTTGTGATCCCTTCCTTTACCACCGCCTCGGTGTAGCAGAAGCGATCGTCATCGGGGCTGAAGGAAGGATAGTACCCGACCAGATCCTCCGTCGCCTGCCGCGTCCGCCCCGTGGCGAGATCAAGCCACCAGACCGATGCTTTGCCCGGCCGCATCAACGTGAAGATCAAGCGCTTGCCCGAGGGCGACCAGCTGAGATCGGCCACGCTGACCAGATCGCTGGCATCCATACCCAGTTGCTCCAAAGCATCCTTCGGCAAATCCTCGCGATATTGCACCAGATTGCTGACCTGCTTGCCGCTGCGCGCACCCACTTTGTAGATCATCAACTCCCAACATCCCGCTACTTTGTTCTGCAGCGCCATCTCCGTCC
This window of the Candidatus Zixiibacteriota bacterium genome carries:
- a CDS encoding PD40 domain-containing protein, whose protein sequence is MRRLMHVGLCVAILAGAAYGQYEREAGKIIVRNGLMPAAAGSDKVAFLRVDEKIPGNPIELFMKDLKTGEEKRLMPGYNFNDLPTYTYAISPDGTEMALQNKVAGCWELMIYKVGARSGKQVSNLVQYREDLPKDALEQLGMDASDLVSVADLSWSPSGKRLIFTLMRPGKASVWWLDLATGRTRQATEDLVGYYPSFSPDDDRFCYTEAVVKEGITTDEDLVLRSITTGDADTITTARDHEFNGQISPDGKYVLYCRKVQNTNNIYVMNLATREARAITHSTNDRHCAAPRWSSDARKIYFQGNNFTTQPLIFEREFGPF